In bacterium, one DNA window encodes the following:
- a CDS encoding BatA domain-containing protein, with translation MTFLNPVYLLGTALVAVPIIIHFWFRRRLKRVPFSSLAFLRMTEARRLGWLKLRDILVLALRCLFVLFLFLSLAKPQLTAPWLARQPKIPSHRLASVIIILDNTYSMGYGDNFRRAQEAARELLRRYSPASEFCVVPLTGPSRPLSWTGLNGALKQVEACTLSCRTGSLRQALENIRIDAPAYELNYLYVGDGQEIVFKDLTAKALSDRKLIWYEIPGGGNAGIAQVSMVDPVSIVTDKYQIMATVQNHSGRIFRGTARLVSQEQEFTSDLAVQPDQSADVVFTLPVRCNAGTVAIMDDDSLLMDNEYYFAKTVPRRMRVLIVGANEYLKNALSPVSAASMPFDVRTIMNLKDGDLRMQAVLILNNVPDLSKGDEIRIRDFLMQKNTGALIFLSNDPGPGMRRFIGEWAAVRGTVAPRGYLTLDWVDAGSPVFKVFKNEASLKGIRFYRLNDLEARGHVLARVDQYPLIIQKDNVCIVATECVPGNTDLVYRAIFVPLLHRLASSVVYQLPDREYTVGAAVDTTKVLQGIDGGYRLASITRPGLYCYGGDTIGVNVDPAEGDLRSIDEGSAAQLGVQVLRSLSALAGIDLTVACLMIALCALVIEAALLVLR, from the coding sequence GTGACCTTCCTTAATCCCGTGTACCTTTTGGGGACGGCGCTCGTGGCTGTGCCCATCATCATCCATTTTTGGTTTCGCCGTAGACTCAAGCGGGTGCCGTTCTCATCCCTGGCATTCTTGAGAATGACCGAGGCGCGGCGTCTCGGCTGGTTAAAACTCCGCGATATCCTGGTGCTCGCGTTGCGTTGTCTTTTTGTCCTTTTCCTGTTCCTGAGCCTGGCGAAACCGCAACTGACCGCGCCGTGGCTGGCACGCCAGCCGAAAATACCCTCGCACCGCCTGGCTTCCGTGATCATCATCCTTGACAATACTTACAGCATGGGTTACGGCGATAATTTCCGGCGCGCTCAGGAAGCCGCCCGCGAACTGCTCCGGCGATATTCACCGGCCAGCGAGTTTTGCGTAGTGCCCCTGACCGGCCCTTCCAGACCGCTGTCCTGGACCGGACTGAACGGCGCGCTGAAACAAGTGGAAGCATGTACCCTGTCCTGCCGCACCGGTTCTCTGCGGCAGGCGCTGGAGAACATCAGGATCGACGCACCGGCATACGAACTGAACTACTTGTATGTCGGCGACGGCCAGGAGATCGTGTTTAAAGACCTGACCGCAAAGGCGCTTTCAGACCGGAAACTTATATGGTACGAAATACCGGGCGGCGGCAATGCCGGGATCGCCCAGGTATCAATGGTGGACCCCGTGAGCATCGTGACCGACAAGTATCAGATCATGGCGACCGTGCAAAATCATTCCGGACGCATATTTAGGGGAACAGCGCGCCTGGTCTCGCAGGAGCAGGAGTTCACCAGCGATCTCGCGGTCCAACCGGATCAGTCAGCCGACGTTGTTTTTACATTACCGGTCCGGTGCAATGCCGGTACGGTCGCGATCATGGATGATGACAGCCTGCTCATGGATAACGAATACTATTTTGCCAAGACCGTGCCCAGACGGATGAGGGTCTTGATCGTCGGCGCCAACGAGTACCTGAAAAACGCCCTCAGCCCGGTCAGCGCCGCGTCCATGCCCTTTGATGTTAGAACGATCATGAACCTTAAGGACGGCGATCTGAGGATGCAAGCGGTTCTGATTCTAAACAATGTGCCGGATCTGTCAAAAGGGGACGAGATCAGGATTCGTGATTTCTTGATGCAAAAGAACACGGGCGCGTTGATCTTCCTGAGCAATGATCCGGGTCCTGGTATGCGACGTTTTATCGGAGAATGGGCAGCGGTTCGCGGCACGGTCGCACCCAGGGGTTACCTGACGCTGGACTGGGTCGATGCCGGTAGTCCGGTCTTTAAAGTGTTCAAGAACGAAGCGTCGCTGAAAGGGATACGGTTCTACCGCCTGAATGATCTAGAAGCGCGCGGCCATGTTCTCGCGCGGGTCGACCAGTACCCGTTGATAATTCAGAAAGACAACGTGTGCATCGTGGCGACCGAGTGCGTCCCCGGAAATACCGATCTCGTTTACCGGGCGATATTCGTGCCGTTGCTCCACCGTCTCGCAAGCAGCGTTGTCTACCAACTCCCTGACCGGGAATATACCGTAGGTGCGGCGGTCGATACGACCAAGGTCCTTCAGGGTATCGATGGCGGGTACCGGCTCGCCAGCATCACCAGGCCGGGACTATACTGCTATGGCGGGGATACCATCGGCGTCAACGTTGACCCGGCCGAAGGCGACCTGCGCAGTATCGATGAAGGGTCGGCAGCTCAACTGGGGGTGCAGGTCTTGAGATCGCTCAGCGCTCTAGCCGGCATTGATCTGACCGTTGCGTGTCTGATGATAGCGCTGTGCGCGCTGGTCATTGAGGCCGCGCTGCTGGTCCTGCGTTAA
- a CDS encoding CdaR family protein has protein sequence MAVTQILRSIVNDPIRKIFAIVFAFGLWLFVAVEGTYTDRRDVKIAFIGLPESLTVTDAPLEIPVTFTGKGRSLLGFWLLPPTVIATVTDAKTGSVKITSKDLAIPSNPQDVSVQYDIKTMDLRIDEKVKQTVPVTIPMKGSPPERYAIGMITISDTVLATGPKGYLRGLADVATESLDVHNRTASFYQKLKLRAPAGSIRFNQDYVTAMIEIDTVSRRLLTNLPVKIISKQNQTVSAAALYLDTLIVAGANSRISKLKKTDIDIMIRLSDLKTGEYSLPAEIISPAYVKPVHSSPKKFKIKIY, from the coding sequence ATGGCGGTCACGCAGATCCTCAGATCGATAGTCAATGATCCGATCAGGAAGATATTCGCGATCGTCTTTGCATTCGGATTGTGGCTTTTTGTCGCGGTCGAAGGCACCTATACCGACCGCCGGGACGTCAAGATCGCCTTCATCGGTCTGCCGGAATCTCTCACCGTCACGGACGCGCCGCTGGAGATCCCCGTGACCTTCACCGGCAAAGGACGGTCGTTGCTCGGTTTTTGGCTCCTGCCACCTACGGTTATAGCCACGGTCACCGACGCCAAAACCGGCAGCGTAAAGATCACATCGAAGGATCTCGCCATCCCATCCAATCCCCAGGACGTTTCGGTCCAGTACGACATAAAGACCATGGACCTGCGGATCGACGAAAAGGTCAAACAGACCGTACCTGTTACGATCCCCATGAAAGGCAGCCCACCCGAGCGGTACGCGATCGGTATGATCACGATCTCAGACACGGTCCTGGCGACCGGTCCCAAAGGATATCTGCGCGGTCTTGCTGATGTCGCGACCGAATCGCTCGACGTGCACAACCGCACCGCTTCGTTCTACCAGAAACTTAAACTGCGCGCACCCGCCGGGTCGATACGGTTCAATCAAGATTATGTTACGGCCATGATCGAAATCGATACGGTGAGCCGGCGCTTGCTGACCAACCTTCCGGTCAAAATCATATCCAAACAGAACCAAACCGTGTCGGCCGCAGCCCTTTATCTTGACACCCTCATCGTCGCTGGTGCGAACAGCCGGATCAGCAAACTTAAAAAAACCGATATTGACATCATGATCAGGCTGTCCGATCTGAAAACAGGCGAATATTCATTGCCTGCCGAGATCATATCTCCCGCGTATGTGAAGCCGGTGCATTCCAGCCCTAAAAAATTCAAAATAAAGATCTATTAG
- the lptC gene encoding LPS export ABC transporter periplasmic protein LptC, which translates to MVLPVAAGRSMITGKARRHWASPSPGMILIALMAMAVCTCEEEEFTESPVNQFPHITLMKFSLTETKNGKKLWVLDADEANVFDEFISVDTVTIRFFDEKPEAYAVLRSLSGTLNTKTRNIIVRDSVRLLTSDSTRLFTDSLFWKNDSQKIITNSYVRIVKQDSTTIEGNGLITTPDLKKIEVIGAITGTSPVEFPKIR; encoded by the coding sequence GTGGTTCTACCGGTCGCGGCGGGCCGCAGCATGATCACCGGTAAAGCGCGCCGCCATTGGGCATCGCCGTCGCCGGGCATGATTCTGATCGCGCTCATGGCCATGGCTGTATGCACCTGCGAAGAAGAAGAATTCACCGAATCGCCGGTCAATCAGTTCCCCCATATCACACTCATGAAATTCAGCTTGACCGAGACCAAAAACGGAAAAAAACTGTGGGTGCTGGATGCGGACGAAGCCAACGTGTTCGACGAGTTCATAAGCGTCGATACCGTGACCATCCGGTTCTTCGACGAAAAGCCGGAGGCCTATGCGGTCCTGCGCAGCCTGAGCGGTACTCTCAATACCAAGACGCGCAATATTATCGTCCGTGACAGCGTGAGGCTGTTGACTAGCGATTCCACAAGGCTGTTCACTGATTCGCTTTTCTGGAAAAACGATTCGCAAAAAATAATCACCAATTCCTACGTCCGAATCGTCAAACAGGACAGCACGACGATCGAAGGTAATGGGCTGATTACGACCCCGGACCTCAAGAAGATCGAGGTCATCGGCGCTATCACCGGCACTTCGCCGGTCGAATTCCCGAAGATCAGGTGA
- a CDS encoding CTP synthase gives MDKKFIFVTGGVVSSLGKGVATASIGFLLKSFGLKATLLKIDPYINVDPGTMNPYQHGEVFVTADGAECDLDLGHYERFLNESLARQNNITTGQIYFDVISRERKGEYLGKTVQVVPHITDEIKSRIMEVATNSKADIIVAEIGGTVGDIEGQPFLEAIRQMRLDLGRENTLYIHLTLVPFIKTTREFKTKPTQHSVRGLLSMGIQPDILLCRTDSYLSDDQRKKISLFCNVPISSVIDAVDVECIYEIPLILHQQKLDHLIMNHLGIDRKEADFSEWSLYVQRAKSPNKTVEIAICGKYVELRDAYKSIIEALNHAAAANDARVKLKWIDTDRIEDEIALSNTLSNIDGILIPGGFGMRGIEGKIRVVKYAREMRKPFFGICLGMQCMVIEYARNICALKGANSTEFDDDTPNPVIDLLPEQKKIKDLGGTMRLGNWPCHIEPKTLAHRIYKKNLIEERHRHRYEVNPKYIKPLAEKGLIFSGHSQDNKLMEIAEISHHPFFIGVQFHPEFTSRPLAPNPLFYHFIEASLKKT, from the coding sequence ATGGATAAAAAATTTATTTTTGTTACCGGTGGCGTCGTGTCATCGCTGGGTAAAGGCGTTGCCACCGCATCGATCGGTTTTTTATTAAAGTCATTCGGGCTCAAAGCCACGCTTTTAAAGATCGATCCCTATATCAATGTCGACCCCGGGACCATGAACCCTTACCAGCACGGCGAGGTGTTCGTGACGGCGGACGGCGCCGAATGCGATCTTGACCTCGGACACTATGAGCGTTTCCTTAACGAATCGCTCGCGCGCCAGAACAATATCACGACCGGCCAGATATATTTCGACGTCATCAGCCGCGAACGCAAGGGTGAATACCTGGGCAAGACCGTCCAGGTCGTGCCCCATATCACGGACGAGATCAAATCGCGGATCATGGAGGTGGCCACGAACAGCAAGGCCGATATCATCGTGGCCGAGATCGGCGGCACGGTCGGCGATATTGAAGGCCAGCCGTTCCTCGAAGCCATTCGTCAGATGAGGCTGGACCTGGGGCGAGAGAATACGCTATACATCCATCTAACGCTCGTGCCGTTCATCAAAACGACCCGGGAATTCAAGACCAAGCCAACCCAGCATTCAGTACGAGGCCTGTTGTCCATGGGCATCCAGCCAGATATCCTGCTGTGCCGCACCGATTCATACCTCTCGGATGATCAACGAAAGAAGATCTCCCTGTTCTGCAATGTGCCGATTAGTTCGGTCATCGACGCCGTGGACGTTGAATGCATCTACGAGATACCGCTTATTTTGCACCAGCAAAAGCTGGATCACCTGATTATGAATCACCTGGGGATCGACCGCAAAGAAGCCGATTTCAGCGAATGGTCCCTGTATGTCCAGCGGGCCAAGTCCCCAAACAAGACCGTGGAGATCGCGATCTGCGGCAAATATGTTGAGCTCAGGGACGCCTACAAGAGCATCATCGAAGCCCTTAATCACGCCGCCGCGGCCAATGACGCCCGCGTCAAGCTTAAATGGATCGACACGGACCGCATTGAGGACGAGATCGCGCTCAGCAACACCCTTTCCAACATCGACGGCATATTGATCCCCGGCGGTTTCGGCATGAGGGGTATCGAGGGCAAGATCAGAGTGGTCAAATACGCGCGGGAAATGAGGAAACCGTTCTTCGGGATATGCCTGGGCATGCAATGCATGGTGATCGAGTATGCCCGAAACATCTGTGCGCTCAAGGGCGCCAACTCGACGGAATTCGACGATGACACGCCGAACCCCGTGATCGACCTCCTGCCCGAGCAGAAAAAGATCAAGGATCTGGGTGGCACCATGCGGCTCGGCAACTGGCCCTGCCACATCGAACCCAAGACGCTGGCGCACCGGATCTATAAAAAGAACCTGATCGAGGAACGCCACCGCCACCGCTATGAAGTCAACCCCAAGTACATAAAACCACTAGCCGAGAAGGGCCTCATCTTTTCCGGACATTCCCAGGACAACAAGCTAATGGAGATCGCGGAAATATCCCATCATCCTTTCTTCATCGGCGTGCAGTTCCACCCTGAGTTCACGTCCCGGCCGCTCGCGCCCAATCCGTTGTTCTATCATTTCATTGAAGCGTCACTGAAGAAAACATAG
- a CDS encoding glycosyltransferase family 39 protein, translating into MKKGAPAAWSRPLPVWIFLAVYLVFSILLFDPKLFTGGDNATYIILAESLAGGKGYSNINVPGDPGNTQYPPGFPLMLVPLVLLFGANILALKILIVLTGVGAMFFIYKIAAGVFKEHSMPLIALSLSLPVFITYNHWVLSEMPFFFFSLGAVYFIMLQRDRPSPVFTLIAIGFAVFSFFIRTSGISLIAAIALYFLLRKDYRFLGVLIILFLAVFIPWSVRNARIPSEGSYVDQLLAKNPYQMELGRASVSDFAVRIVDNFAIYFFSILPLAVMAAVSVSWLKALAGSILLGLIIAGFVRRIKAPAIQEWYFIFGLAVLLFWPAVWSSDRFLLPLLPFFLIYLYEAFFWLREKLKIKHLVTAATAVMIVLNLFTLVPQMRTAVADTAGYLHGDRYAGYQPNWRRFFETVEWIKKNTPSDKIILARKPEFVYLLSDRRSMIFPFTTNTARMKESIARSDYILIDQLFPQTFRFLVPVIQQEPERYEVVYQSRKPEFFVLKVIR; encoded by the coding sequence GTGAAAAAAGGCGCGCCGGCCGCTTGGTCCAGACCGCTGCCGGTCTGGATATTCCTGGCTGTATACCTGGTGTTTTCCATTCTGCTTTTTGACCCGAAGCTGTTTACCGGAGGCGATAACGCGACCTACATCATCCTGGCCGAATCGCTAGCCGGCGGCAAAGGGTACTCAAATATCAACGTACCCGGCGATCCCGGCAATACCCAGTATCCGCCCGGTTTCCCGCTCATGCTCGTCCCACTGGTGCTGTTATTCGGCGCCAATATCCTGGCCTTAAAAATTTTAATAGTTCTGACCGGCGTTGGTGCGATGTTTTTCATCTATAAGATCGCGGCGGGTGTTTTCAAAGAACACAGCATGCCTTTAATAGCCCTTTCCCTGTCCCTGCCCGTGTTCATTACCTACAACCACTGGGTCCTCTCGGAAATGCCCTTTTTCTTCTTCTCGCTTGGTGCCGTTTATTTCATCATGCTACAAAGGGATCGGCCGTCGCCGGTATTCACGTTGATCGCGATCGGATTCGCGGTTTTTTCGTTCTTCATCCGTACCTCCGGCATCTCCCTGATCGCCGCGATCGCGCTCTATTTTTTACTGAGAAAAGATTATCGCTTTTTAGGGGTGCTCATCATCCTGTTCCTGGCGGTATTTATTCCCTGGTCGGTCCGGAACGCGCGCATCCCGTCCGAAGGTTCATACGTCGACCAGCTGCTGGCAAAAAATCCCTACCAGATGGAACTGGGCCGGGCATCAGTATCGGACTTTGCCGTGCGCATCGTAGACAATTTTGCCATTTATTTTTTTAGCATCCTGCCGCTGGCTGTCATGGCGGCCGTTTCGGTCTCCTGGCTCAAAGCTCTGGCAGGGTCGATCCTGCTTGGATTGATCATCGCCGGGTTCGTCCGACGCATTAAAGCGCCCGCGATACAAGAATGGTATTTTATTTTCGGTCTGGCCGTTTTACTGTTTTGGCCTGCCGTCTGGTCATCGGACCGCTTCCTTTTGCCGCTGCTGCCCTTTTTCCTGATCTACTTGTACGAAGCGTTTTTCTGGCTGCGCGAGAAACTGAAGATCAAACACCTGGTAACGGCGGCGACGGCGGTCATGATCGTCCTCAATCTTTTCACGCTCGTGCCGCAAATGCGCACCGCTGTCGCTGATACTGCGGGATACCTGCACGGCGACCGGTACGCCGGTTATCAGCCTAATTGGCGGCGTTTTTTTGAAACCGTTGAGTGGATAAAGAAAAACACGCCGTCCGATAAAATTATACTCGCCCGCAAACCGGAATTCGTCTACCTGCTGTCGGACCGCAGATCAATGATCTTTCCCTTTACCACAAACACCGCACGCATGAAGGAATCCATAGCCCGGAGCGATTATATCCTGATCGACCAGCTGTTTCCGCAGACCTTTAGATTCCTGGTGCCGGTCATCCAGCAGGAACCCGAGCGCTACGAGGTCGTCTATCAGTCCAGAAAACCGGAATTTTTCGTGCTGAAGGTCATACGCTGA
- a CDS encoding glycosyltransferase family 39 protein, whose protein sequence is MENTRYTARNIQTGSGLDQAAGAPFFTCTPSRYYRPILDKSQLPGGPARLTTAPVIAIIAPMKRSILIALILITALGAYLRCHRFEWGIPKAPYWRNHYQDEAFVLGLLFKMGPDNLNPHYFINPTFHYYTLLLSLKVASWFGIIEPFSPPVKTNELGQPESGVSLGDYSRMYVIGRILTLIESVVLIFLIFLIGRNLYNDVTGLIAAAFTAILPTAIFQSRFLVVDAPALFWFTLAFWILTMNPSSLGARRWALLCGIFMGIAIGTKYTNGLLLLLFFYRIYDQNAGLKRRFIARILNRDSIGALVVAAGFFLLTTPYALLSSDEFLRGGVHGFGGIFGARGLFYYNAYPASLIAPFSVASFNSLQLPLTILAFLALLYLFLRRTRSDLTLLFYIVPFYAMMVYHASPHLRHVLMVLPFLMIAVSRMLYDLMKRIRKKAALVGIGIAGAFVFAYTLAFSFSLVLRITPTDTRIECAEWMRKNANPQAVVGLASYFPWNYTPPVEMVLENIKLVDFNYDRLLSIKPDYFIITEYELSSSVSSRESATVRKQFISRLFEQRDYVIVKEFFKKFYILGITFDPHYPNMDWNPVNPAVYVFKLRS, encoded by the coding sequence ATGGAAAACACCAGGTATACAGCCAGGAATATCCAGACCGGCAGCGGTCTGGACCAAGCGGCCGGCGCGCCTTTTTTCACTTGCACTCCATCGCGTTATTATAGACCGATTTTGGATAAAAGTCAATTACCCGGCGGACCGGCGCGGTTGACAACCGCGCCGGTTATTGCTATAATTGCACCCATGAAAAGATCGATCCTGATCGCGCTGATTCTTATCACTGCGCTGGGCGCTTATCTTCGTTGCCACAGGTTCGAATGGGGTATACCGAAAGCCCCGTACTGGCGCAATCACTATCAGGACGAGGCATTCGTGCTCGGGCTGCTGTTCAAGATGGGTCCTGACAATCTGAACCCGCACTATTTCATCAACCCAACGTTCCATTATTACACGCTGCTGCTGTCGCTGAAGGTGGCTTCGTGGTTCGGTATCATCGAACCGTTCTCCCCGCCCGTGAAAACGAACGAGCTGGGGCAGCCGGAAAGCGGCGTTTCGCTCGGTGATTATTCCCGAATGTATGTTATCGGCAGGATCCTGACCCTGATCGAGAGCGTGGTATTGATCTTTTTGATATTTCTGATCGGCCGGAACCTGTATAATGATGTGACCGGCCTCATTGCCGCTGCGTTCACCGCGATCCTGCCCACGGCCATATTCCAGTCGCGTTTCCTCGTAGTCGATGCGCCGGCGCTTTTCTGGTTCACGCTGGCATTCTGGATACTGACCATGAACCCTTCATCCCTGGGCGCGCGGCGCTGGGCATTACTTTGCGGGATCTTCATGGGTATCGCGATCGGGACCAAGTACACCAATGGATTGCTTCTTCTGCTGTTCTTTTACCGGATCTATGACCAGAATGCGGGCCTCAAGCGGCGGTTCATCGCCCGGATCCTGAATCGCGATTCCATCGGCGCCCTGGTTGTGGCCGCGGGATTTTTCTTGTTAACAACCCCATACGCGTTATTGTCGAGCGATGAGTTCCTCAGGGGGGGTGTCCATGGTTTCGGCGGGATATTCGGGGCACGGGGTTTGTTCTATTACAATGCTTACCCGGCCAGCCTGATAGCGCCGTTCTCGGTGGCCAGTTTCAATTCGCTGCAGCTGCCTCTGACCATCCTTGCCTTCCTGGCACTTCTGTACCTGTTCCTGAGACGGACGCGGTCCGATCTTACGCTGTTATTCTACATCGTGCCGTTCTATGCCATGATGGTCTACCACGCGTCTCCCCATCTCCGGCACGTGCTGATGGTGCTGCCGTTTTTGATGATCGCGGTCAGCCGGATGCTGTATGATCTCATGAAGCGGATCCGCAAAAAGGCGGCGCTGGTCGGCATCGGTATTGCCGGCGCGTTCGTTTTCGCGTACACTCTGGCTTTCTCGTTTTCGCTGGTCCTGCGGATCACCCCGACCGACACGCGCATTGAGTGCGCGGAATGGATGCGTAAAAACGCGAACCCGCAGGCAGTGGTGGGTTTAGCGAGCTATTTCCCATGGAATTACACTCCGCCGGTGGAAATGGTGCTGGAGAACATCAAGCTCGTTGATTTCAATTATGACCGGTTGCTGAGCATCAAGCCGGACTATTTCATCATTACCGAGTACGAACTTTCGTCGTCGGTCAGCAGCCGTGAAAGCGCGACCGTGAGAAAGCAATTCATTTCGCGCCTGTTCGAACAGCGCGACTACGTCATTGTCAAAGAATTTTTCAAAAAATTCTATATTTTAGGTATTACCTTTGATCCCCATTATCCAAACATGGATTGGAACCCGGTGAACCCGGCGGTGTACGTCTTTAAGCTCAGATCTTAA
- the argF gene encoding ornithine carbamoyltransferase, whose product MKRDLTSMFDLTKKEIQSIFTITKQLKTAQKKGADHKLLNGKTMAMIFEKPSLRTRVTFETGMTQLGGHAIYLAPSDIQLGKRETVDDVAKNLSRWVDIIMARVFAHSTITGLAKNASIPVINGLCDLEHPCQILCDLFTVIEKKGSLSNITIAYVGDGNNVCNSFVAASVILGYRLNIATPRGYEPYRPYLKKAPRAMLTTDPVKAVTNADIIYTDVWASMGQEKEKEKRKKIFKDYQINRQLVRHAKKNHCIMHCLPAHRGEEITEEIIDGKTSIVFDQAENRLHIQKGIIVFLMKNRKK is encoded by the coding sequence ATGAAGAGGGATCTGACATCAATGTTCGATCTGACAAAGAAGGAAATACAGAGCATCTTCACGATCACCAAACAGCTCAAAACGGCGCAGAAAAAAGGTGCTGATCACAAACTGCTGAACGGCAAGACCATGGCCATGATCTTTGAGAAACCCTCGCTGCGCACGCGCGTAACCTTTGAAACCGGCATGACCCAGCTTGGAGGGCATGCGATATATCTGGCGCCGTCCGACATCCAGCTGGGCAAGCGGGAAACGGTGGACGATGTCGCGAAGAACCTGTCGCGCTGGGTCGACATCATCATGGCGAGGGTCTTTGCCCACTCCACCATCACCGGCCTGGCAAAAAACGCCAGCATACCGGTCATTAACGGCCTGTGCGACCTGGAGCATCCCTGTCAGATCCTGTGCGATCTATTCACGGTCATCGAGAAAAAAGGCAGCCTGTCCAATATCACGATCGCCTACGTGGGCGACGGCAACAACGTCTGCAATTCCTTTGTCGCGGCTTCGGTCATTCTGGGCTACCGGCTGAATATCGCCACCCCGCGCGGCTATGAACCGTACCGACCTTATCTGAAGAAAGCGCCGCGCGCCATGCTCACGACCGATCCGGTAAAGGCCGTGACCAATGCTGATATCATCTACACTGACGTCTGGGCATCAATGGGACAAGAAAAGGAAAAAGAGAAACGCAAGAAAATCTTCAAGGACTACCAGATCAACCGCCAGCTCGTCCGGCACGCCAAAAAGAACCATTGCATTATGCACTGCCTGCCGGCCCATCGCGGGGAAGAAATCACGGAAGAGATCATTGACGGAAAAACATCCATCGTTTTTGACCAGGCCGAGAACCGCCTGCACATTCAGAAAGGCATCATTGTTTTTTTAATGAAGAACAGGAAAAAATAG
- the lptB gene encoding LPS export ABC transporter ATP-binding protein, which yields MLVTKDLTKVFGRRVVVNKVNLKIEQGEIVGLLGPNGAGKTTTFNMIVGLLMPNQGEILFDDLAITALPMFKRARLGISFLCQEPSVFKKLTVLDNLIAIYEIVGVKRREAVSLAAKLLSDFKLDHVKDQKAYTLSGGERRRVEIARSLISHPKFLLLDEPFTGIDPIARAELQDIILKLKSQGIGVLISDHNVRETLEITDRAYLIYDAQVLLSGSAQTLIDDPQARELYLGWKFKI from the coding sequence ATGCTGGTAACTAAGGATCTGACCAAGGTATTCGGCCGGCGGGTCGTCGTCAACAAGGTGAACCTGAAGATCGAACAGGGAGAGATCGTCGGCCTGCTGGGCCCGAACGGCGCCGGCAAGACGACGACCTTCAACATGATCGTGGGGCTGCTCATGCCCAACCAGGGCGAGATCCTCTTCGACGACCTGGCCATCACCGCGCTGCCAATGTTCAAGCGCGCCCGGCTGGGCATATCGTTCCTCTGCCAGGAACCAAGCGTCTTCAAGAAACTCACGGTCCTGGACAATCTGATCGCCATCTACGAGATCGTCGGCGTCAAGCGCCGGGAAGCGGTCAGTCTGGCAGCCAAACTTCTCTCCGATTTCAAGCTTGATCATGTCAAAGATCAAAAGGCCTACACGTTGTCCGGCGGCGAGCGCCGCCGTGTCGAGATCGCGCGCAGTCTGATCAGCCACCCGAAATTCCTTCTCCTCGATGAGCCCTTCACGGGCATCGATCCCATCGCCCGCGCGGAACTGCAGGACATAATCCTGAAGCTCAAGAGCCAGGGGATCGGCGTCCTGATCTCGGACCACAATGTCCGGGAAACCCTGGAGATCACGGACCGTGCATATCTCATCTATGACGCGCAGGTGCTGTTGTCGGGCAGCGCGCAGACGCTGATCGACGACCCCCAGGCCAGGGAACTGTACCTGGGCTGGAAATTTAAGATCTGA
- a CDS encoding OstA-like protein: MPYAVYPLLLLMLTPFRADKVEIIQEDSASIVHLIGNVAIEQESTLITSAEAILNETEGYVQLFRDVIIKDKTGDIMAQQALYYFHDKKASLSGAVELRTDTETLSSDSLDYDGITKQVLMHRNVKIVDEKNDMTAYGSRGWYDLAEDYGRLTGEPHLEVARAPVDSGAALRPPMTVVANSFMLYARDNMFWGYDSVTAVIDSITVDCDTFAYDLSKESGTMVRPRVTEKTNELAGNQGSFKIRNKMIEYFSVQQGTARYTTKEGSKNFIEGEQITVFFSNGEASRVVAGGQPRGRLLLKSEKTDEDAGN; encoded by the coding sequence ATGCCCTATGCGGTCTACCCGCTGCTGCTTTTAATGCTGACGCCTTTCCGGGCGGATAAAGTCGAGATCATACAGGAAGATTCCGCCAGCATCGTTCATTTGATCGGGAATGTCGCAATCGAGCAGGAAAGCACCCTGATCACGAGCGCCGAGGCGATCCTCAACGAAACCGAGGGATATGTGCAGCTGTTCCGCGACGTTATCATCAAGGATAAGACCGGTGATATCATGGCCCAGCAGGCGCTCTATTATTTCCATGATAAGAAAGCCTCGCTCAGCGGCGCGGTCGAGCTCCGCACCGACACCGAAACCCTGAGCTCGGACTCGCTGGACTACGACGGCATCACGAAACAGGTGCTGATGCACCGCAATGTCAAGATCGTCGATGAAAAGAACGACATGACCGCCTATGGCAGCCGCGGCTGGTATGACCTGGCTGAAGATTACGGCCGCCTGACCGGCGAGCCTCATCTTGAAGTGGCCCGCGCGCCCGTTGATAGCGGCGCCGCGCTGCGGCCGCCGATGACCGTCGTCGCCAATTCATTCATGCTCTACGCCCGGGATAACATGTTCTGGGGATATGACTCGGTGACCGCGGTGATCGACAGCATCACCGTCGATTGCGACACCTTTGCCTACGACCTGAGCAAGGAAAGCGGCACCATGGTGCGCCCCCGGGTTACGGAAAAGACCAACGAGCTTGCCGGCAACCAGGGCAGTTTCAAGATCCGGAACAAAATGATCGAATATTTCTCGGTTCAGCAAGGTACTGCCCGCTATACCACCAAGGAAGGATCGAAAAATTTCATCGAGGGAGAACAGATCACGGTATTTTTCTCAAACGGCGAAGCCAGCCGGGTCGTGGCCGGAGGCCAACCCCGTGGCCGGTTATTGTTGAAATCAGAAAAGACGGATGAAGATGCTGGTAACTAA